The window CAATGGCACAACACCCGATAACCCGCTTGATTTTACCGACCTGATAGCTTTTAGCGATAATACATTTTCGATAGAGCTGGAGGATTTGGATACCATTATTGATTTTGCCTGCAGCGGATCGGGCATGGCAGCGGCCAGTGGGGTTTACCTTATTGGCCACAGCATGGGCGGCGGTATCAGCATCGTTAAATCGGCAGAGGATAGCCGGATAAAAAAGCTGGTTACCATGGCATCTATATCAAGCTTTTATAACCTTTGGCCCGAAGAAATAGAGATACAATGGCGTTTACAGGGTATTATTTACATGCCCAATAAGCGCACAGGGCAACAAATGCCCTTAAAAGCAACCCTGCTGGGCGATTTGGATAAACATCCTAAACGCCTGGATATATTGGCGCAGGCAGCTAAAGTGAAACAGCCCTGGTTATTGATGCACGGCGACACAGATCAAACAGTTCCTTTAAGCCATGCCGAAGAATTGTACGCAGCACATCCCGATGCTGAATTTTTTATTTTGCCTGGCGGCGACCATACTTTCGGCGGTGCCCATCCTTATTTAAGCGATGTTTTACCGGCATCGCTGATTGCATTTTGCGATACAACAATATCATTTTTAAGTAAATAAAACCGACGGCAACAATCTATCGTAACTTTTTTGTGTTAAAGTTATCACACCCGGTATAAGTACTATTATTGTTCACATGAGTTTAGAAGCATCCCGCAAAAAGGCAAAAAAATACATCAACGTTATCCCTACCGACGAGGCAGGTTTTGGCAAAATGATTCCCATTTTACGCGAGTATATGGGCAATAAAGCCGAGAACTCTCCAAAAAAACCGATAGGTCCGTTTAAAACCGACGTTAAAATTTATAACGACGCGCCAGAAAGCGGCCTGCGCATTACCTGGGTTGGCCATTCAAGCATATTGATTGAAATAGATGGCAAACGTATCCTTACCGACCCGGTTTGGGGCGACAGGGCGTCATTCTCCAAATATTTCGGCCCGAAGCGTTTTTTTAAGCCTGCCATTGCATTACAAGATTTGCCGCCTTTGGATGCTGTGCTGCTATCGCATGACCATTACGACCACCTGGATAAGGAAACGATTAAATTTTTTGCAGGAACCGATATCCCTTTTTACTGTTCGGTTGGCGTAGGCCAGTATCTTGAAAAATGGGGTATATTTAAAAATTTTGTATTCGAGATGGATTGGGGCGATAGCGTGCTGATAGGGAACCAGGTTGTTGTTACCTCTACCCCATCAAGGCATTTTTCGGGCCGCGGCGTGGTAAACCGAAACGAAACCCTTTGGGCAAGTTTTGTAATAAAAGGTCCCAAACACAATATTTATTTTGGAGCCGATTCTGGCTGGTCGCCCAGTTTTGCAGAGATTGGCAAGGCCTTTGGCCCGTTTGATTTAACGATGCTTGAGGTGGGCGCTTACGGCAAATACTGGCCGGATATCCATATGGGGCCAGATCATGCTTCAAATGCCCACATAGCCCTTAAAGGTAAGCTCATGATGCCTATACACTACGGCACGTTTAACCTGGCCCCCCACGCCTGGTACGAGCCGGTTGAACGTTTGGAGAAATTTGCCAAAGATAAAAAGATAGATCTTTTTGTACCCGAACCGGGTAAGCCCACCGAAGTTAAAGGCCCTTATAACTCGGCCTGGTGGAAAAAGTTTATGTAGGTACAGCCCAAGCAAAAATGCTATCCTGATATCGGTCCAAAAGTAATTGAACCATGTATTGTTCATCCGGTTTATTGCGCTATCTTTAAGTTTAATTACCTGCCTAAACTTACGGATACAGTTCTATGCAAGCTACAACAATTGATGAAATTATAACACAACTGGAAACCATCATTACCGATGCCATACAAACCGGCAGCCGGGCCGGGTATTTTGCTGCGCTGTACCACAAAGTAACCTGTAAAGTAAAAGAGGGAATATTGGCCGGCGAGTTTGAGGATGGCAAAAGAATGGAGCAACTGGATGTTACTTTCGCAAGCCGCTATATTACGGCCTATCATCAATGGCAACAAAAACAGCAACCTTCGGCATCATGGGCGCTTGCTTTCGGCATATTTAATAAACCCCGAAAAATGGTGCTGCAACATTTGCTTATCGGCATGAACGCGCACATTAACCTTGATTTGGGTATCGCCGTTGTTGAAACTGCCCGGGCTTTTAACCAATCATTGACCCAGGTGCATAACGATTTTAATGCCATCAACACCATTTTATCTGCCCTCACATATGAGGTTATTACCGAGCTAAACCAGGTATCTCCATTAATGTCATTAGCCGGTTTGCACGCGCAAAACAACTCCATACTGATTCAATTTGCGCTTGGTAACGCCCGTGATGGCGCCTGGTGCTTTGCCGAAGACCTTTACACGCGAACCGGCCAGGATTACATTAACCTAATAAGCAGCCGCGATGCCGACATCAACAAACTTGGCCTGGGCATTGTTGCCCCGGTAGGGTTATTAAGTTTTACTGTTTGGATAATCCACTTGTTTGAGTGGAGAAATCCGTCAAAAATAACCACCGTGCTAAGCGAGTATAAAAAAGCTTATTTGAAGGTAAATTGATTTTATTGGGGCAACCTGTGTATGTAATAGGTAAATGACTTATCACCTGCTATTTCCCGCAACACGCACCTGCAACAAATTCCTTATCTTTGCGGCACAATGCAATTAACAGGAGAGAAAACAGCGATTTGGGAAAAGGGTTATAACAATTACGGCCCCTGGCTTAAGGAAAAATATAAAGGCCACCGGGTATTCAAAGTAATTGTTGATGGCGGCTTTACCTGCCCCAACCGCGATGGCAGCAAAGGCTATGGCGGCTGTACCTATTGCAATGTTGATTCGTTTACCCCATCAGTCAGCCGTAACGCGCCAACCGTTCGCCAGCAGGTGATAGAAGGTATGGAACGTGCCCGCAAAGGCAACAAGGCCGATAAATTCATCATCTATTTTCAGCCCAATACCAATACCTACGCCCCTGCGCATTATTTAAAAATGATGTACGATGAGGCGCTGAGCTATGGTACCGAAGATATTGTTGGTCTGAGCGTTGGCACTCGCCCCGACTGTATTGATGCCGAAAAAATTGCCCTGCTGGAAAGTTATACCGATAGGTTTGACGTTGACCTTGAAATGGGCATGGAATCGATATACAACGAAACCCTGGGCCAGATAAACCGTGGCTGCAGCCACGAGGAATTGGTAAAAGCCCTTAAACTGGTTGAGAACAGCAAACTGGATATTTGTGTGCACACCATTTTTGGCTTTCCGTGGGAAACCCACGAAATGATGCTGAAATATGCCGATGAGATAAACCGTTTCCCGCAGATAAAATTTGTAAAATTCCATCACCTGCATATTGTAGAAGGATCGGTGATGGGCGTAAAATACAAACGCGAACCGTTTAAACTGTTTGGCATTGATGAATATGCCGACTTTTTATGCGAACTACTTCCCCGCGTTCGCCCTGATATCGTGATCCAGCGACTGTTTGGCCTAAGCGACCGCGAACTACTGATAGCACCAAACTGGGGCCTAAAAAAATCGGAGATCCAATATTATATTGATCAAAGAATCTTGAGCCGGGGTGTGGTACAGGGGAGTGCGTTGTAGTTAAATCCTTAACCATAGCAGCACCAAATTATTTATGGTAGTAAAACTTATACATACTGCGCATCTTTTTGTTGATATAAAAAATCATGGTATACAAAGTGCCGTCTGTGTTATATATTAATTTTTCGGTGTACTTGGTTTTCTGCAAACCAACAACGTCAAACCCTATTATTTCAGTGCATTGATTATAGCGGTTAAATTTGTAGGTGCACCAATAATCCTCGTCTTTTCCAGGTACAATTTTAGATATATTGATAATTTTATCTCCCTGCTCTGTTGTATCTGTGTTCATCTTATAGCTAAAGTCGGGCGTATTTTGTTTGTAGAAGTAGTCTATCACTTCCAGGTTATTATCTTCATTGTAACTGGCCATATTGGATACGTATGTAGGTAAATTATTAGTCGTCTTTGTAATCCGGTAAAGGCGTCCCTTAGCATCATAATCTCTTTTATCACGGTTTACAAACAATGTATCCTGGTTATAACTTACATGATATTGCAATCTGCCTATGCTATCGTAAGCAAACTCATGCGTCACGTTTAAACTTCTGGGATACAACTTTCGCTTAGGGTATTCGTATTCAATCTTTTTGCTAATCAAGCCAAAATCATAGTAAAAATACACGTATTTCTCGTCCAAATAATTGTCTTTATCAAAGTGAACCTGGTCGGTAAGATGCCCTTCATTGTTATAATTGAAATTTATGGCTCCCATATAAGTAGAATCAGCAATACCATGGCCGTTCAGTTTATATTCATACTTAACTCGACGTACAACCTTGTTTGCTATAATAAATTTATTCGGAAAATTATCAATGCCTAAAAATTGTTCTATGATTTCCTGCCCCCGCAGGTTATTAAAACAAAAAAGCAAAAGCAACGATGGTAATAGTTTGCGCATAAAGTCTAGTAAGTAACTAAAGTATAAAATATTTTCTATTTGCAACATTGCTATAGCTATTTTGGCGTGGATAGCAAATAGCCGTGCCTGTTACATTTCTGTTTGGTACCAGTTTTGTTAACCCATAGTTGAAAAAATCCGTCCAAAATTTCTAACTTAGATACGTTTTGTCACAGAGAGCGCAACAAAATTATATTCCAGCACTAACCGGTGTACGCGCAATGGCTGCCTACCTGGTTTTTATATCGCACTTTGCGTATGTATTTGATGAAAAATTTCCTCACTCTGTGCAACGCTTTTTTAACGAGTTCCACATTGGGGTTACAATTTTCTTTGTATTATCGGGTTTTTTAATTGCTTTCAGGTATTTCGATAGCTTTAAGCTTACTAAAGACTGGTTTAAGCAGTACCTTAAAAACAGGGTTGCGCGCATATACCCCATGTATGCCATTTTAACCATAGGGGCGTTCATTGCCTTTTACTTTACCAATAATCAAATTGTTACCGCCGGGCATAACCCCATAGCCATGTTCCTGATGAACATTGTTTTTTTGCGGGGCTTTTTTGATCAGCTTAAATTTACCGGGGTAGCGCAGGGCTGGTCGTTAACGGTTGAAGAATGCTTTTACTTTTCGGCACCGTTCATTTTCCTGATAGCCACCAAATACAAAAAGTTTTATATCCAGCCTATTGCTGTTACCGGCCTGGGCGTAGTGCTTGTATTAATATTTAGCCATGTTAACTGGTATGGCTTTTTTGGCAACTTCACTTTCATGATGTTGTATACCTTTTTGGGCCGGTGCTTTGAGTTTTTTGCAGGCATACAGCTTGCCCTTATTGTGCGCAGGCAAAAGCCGGATGGTAGCAGCAAAAAGAAACTTACCTACCTGGGCTTTTTCCTTATTTTCTTTTGCGTATGGATCATGTCGGTACTACCTATCCCAAAGGGACAGGAAGCCGGCCTGCATAACCCGTTGGGCATTATCACCAACAACTACCTGCTGGCTTTATCAATTACGTTGTTTTTTTATGGTATACTTACCGAGACAACCTTGCTGAAAAAAGTATTGGCAACTCCGTTTGTGGAGCTACTGGGCAAAAGCTCTTATATATTTTACCTGGTACACCTGGGTTACATGTACAACTTTTTGCATTTTGGCTTTAACTGGCTTAATGATTATACTTTTGCACTTTATGATAAATGGGGAGTGGAGTGGCATTCGCCATTTGAGTACGATAGCTTAAACCTTCTGTATGCTTTTATCGTTTTAAATATAATTTCAATCACTTTATTTAAACTAATTGAGGAACCGTTAAATCATTATATCCGTAAATCAGACTTTCTGATTAAAAACAAATCGCGTAAGCCCGAAAATGAGCCGGAAAACATCAATGCTTAGTGAATATAATATGGTGCGTAAATTAAAAAGATACTTTATTTTAATTGGGGCTTTATTTGCTTTTCAGCAGGTATTTGCGCAGCACGATTCGCCGGTTAACCCTAAAAAAGAAGATGACGAAAGCGTATCAACTATATTAAATATTAACAACAA is drawn from Mucilaginibacter ginsenosidivorax and contains these coding sequences:
- a CDS encoding TIGR01212 family radical SAM protein (This family includes YhcC from E. coli K-12, an uncharacterized radical SAM protein.) — encoded protein: MQLTGEKTAIWEKGYNNYGPWLKEKYKGHRVFKVIVDGGFTCPNRDGSKGYGGCTYCNVDSFTPSVSRNAPTVRQQVIEGMERARKGNKADKFIIYFQPNTNTYAPAHYLKMMYDEALSYGTEDIVGLSVGTRPDCIDAEKIALLESYTDRFDVDLEMGMESIYNETLGQINRGCSHEELVKALKLVENSKLDICVHTIFGFPWETHEMMLKYADEINRFPQIKFVKFHHLHIVEGSVMGVKYKREPFKLFGIDEYADFLCELLPRVRPDIVIQRLFGLSDRELLIAPNWGLKKSEIQYYIDQRILSRGVVQGSAL
- a CDS encoding acyltransferase family protein, which produces MSQRAQQNYIPALTGVRAMAAYLVFISHFAYVFDEKFPHSVQRFFNEFHIGVTIFFVLSGFLIAFRYFDSFKLTKDWFKQYLKNRVARIYPMYAILTIGAFIAFYFTNNQIVTAGHNPIAMFLMNIVFLRGFFDQLKFTGVAQGWSLTVEECFYFSAPFIFLIATKYKKFYIQPIAVTGLGVVLVLIFSHVNWYGFFGNFTFMMLYTFLGRCFEFFAGIQLALIVRRQKPDGSSKKKLTYLGFFLIFFCVWIMSVLPIPKGQEAGLHNPLGIITNNYLLALSITLFFYGILTETTLLKKVLATPFVELLGKSSYIFYLVHLGYMYNFLHFGFNWLNDYTFALYDKWGVEWHSPFEYDSLNLLYAFIVLNIISITLFKLIEEPLNHYIRKSDFLIKNKSRKPENEPENINA
- a CDS encoding alpha/beta hydrolase family protein, which gives rise to MIRKDNYTLPGAKGRPMLIDVTYNDAFKNAPVVIFAHGFKGFKDWGTHNLVAGYFANAGFKYLKFNFSHNGTTPDNPLDFTDLIAFSDNTFSIELEDLDTIIDFACSGSGMAAASGVYLIGHSMGGGISIVKSAEDSRIKKLVTMASISSFYNLWPEEIEIQWRLQGIIYMPNKRTGQQMPLKATLLGDLDKHPKRLDILAQAAKVKQPWLLMHGDTDQTVPLSHAEELYAAHPDAEFFILPGGDHTFGGAHPYLSDVLPASLIAFCDTTISFLSK
- a CDS encoding DUF5995 family protein, whose product is MQATTIDEIITQLETIITDAIQTGSRAGYFAALYHKVTCKVKEGILAGEFEDGKRMEQLDVTFASRYITAYHQWQQKQQPSASWALAFGIFNKPRKMVLQHLLIGMNAHINLDLGIAVVETARAFNQSLTQVHNDFNAINTILSALTYEVITELNQVSPLMSLAGLHAQNNSILIQFALGNARDGAWCFAEDLYTRTGQDYINLISSRDADINKLGLGIVAPVGLLSFTVWIIHLFEWRNPSKITTVLSEYKKAYLKVN
- a CDS encoding MBL fold metallo-hydrolase → MSLEASRKKAKKYINVIPTDEAGFGKMIPILREYMGNKAENSPKKPIGPFKTDVKIYNDAPESGLRITWVGHSSILIEIDGKRILTDPVWGDRASFSKYFGPKRFFKPAIALQDLPPLDAVLLSHDHYDHLDKETIKFFAGTDIPFYCSVGVGQYLEKWGIFKNFVFEMDWGDSVLIGNQVVVTSTPSRHFSGRGVVNRNETLWASFVIKGPKHNIYFGADSGWSPSFAEIGKAFGPFDLTMLEVGAYGKYWPDIHMGPDHASNAHIALKGKLMMPIHYGTFNLAPHAWYEPVERLEKFAKDKKIDLFVPEPGKPTEVKGPYNSAWWKKFM